GGCTCGTCCTCCTGGACGCCGGCCGGAAGGGATACACCCGGAAGATGGCGGGTCTCGACGCCGTCCTGCTTACCACGAGCTGCCGGGCCATGTGCAACGTGGACGAAATCGTAAACGCCGCCCGCACCGCCGGCGTGCCGATGGCCTCCACCATCGGGGGCGGAGAGAAGATAGGCATCATCCTCACCGTCTCGGCCGATGCGGCGGAGCAGGGGCGGGCGGCCGCGGAGATGGTGCTTCAGGTCCTTCGGGGGACGAACCCCGCCAGCATACGGGTGCGCGAACCGAAGAAAATCGAAGTGACCGTGAACAAGTCCGCGGCCCGCGCGGCGGGCGTGACCGTGCCGGCCCCCGTGCTGAGCAGGGCCACAAGGGTCATAGAATAGGGGAAATCGACTGTGAAAAGGGGTTTATTCATGGTACGCGATAAAGGAAAATGGCTTCTCATGGCGGGGCTCGTCCTCGTCCTTCTCGGGTGCGGCTCGGGAGATGACGGCCTTGTGAGCTCATCCGGCGACATGACCGACCTGACGCCCCATACGGTCATGACGCCCTATTTCGGCGACCCGGTCTGCGCGCGCTGCCATACGGAGCAAGGGGCAACGTCCTCTATCGGGCTGGTCAACGGGACGGAGGGCCCGGAGGAAATCGAGACCATTCTCTCGGGCATGCCCGACATTGCCGACCCTTCCCCGGTGGCCTGCGGCACCTGCCACGACAGGGACACCGGCACCTTCCTGGGCGAGAGGGCCCAGGGCCTGCCGGCCTCCTGGTCGGTGCAGTTTAAGACCTGCACGGCCTGCCACCAGCTCTACAAGGCGGACGGCACTACCCTGAACACCGCGTACCACGATTCCTGGAGCGCCGACAAGATTATCACCGACACCCACTGGGATGACCCCAATACGGATAACATCGAAGGCTACGTCATAAACACCTCGACCAATCACGTCTCCGGGGCGGGCAACGCCAACGTCGGCACCTGC
This is a stretch of genomic DNA from Nitrospirota bacterium. It encodes these proteins:
- a CDS encoding cytochrome c3 family protein, encoding MVRDKGKWLLMAGLVLVLLGCGSGDDGLVSSSGDMTDLTPHTVMTPYFGDPVCARCHTEQGATSSIGLVNGTEGPEEIETILSGMPDIADPSPVACGTCHDRDTGTFLGERAQGLPASWSVQFKTCTACHQLYKADGTTLNTAYHDSWSADKIITDTHWDDPNTDNIEGYVINTSTNHVSGAGNANVGTCLDCHDPHNPAPVRNREWAQQSRPV